Proteins from one Acidimicrobiia bacterium genomic window:
- a CDS encoding histone deacetylase family protein — GVDAWKDDPESPLQVTIDGYLRAGSVLGALNLPTVVVQEGGYDLANLGALVVGFLDGLERG; from the coding sequence GGTGTAGATGCGTGGAAAGACGACCCCGAAAGCCCGCTTCAGGTGACCATCGACGGGTATCTGCGAGCGGGGTCGGTGCTCGGGGCTCTCAACCTGCCGACCGTGGTCGTTCAAGAAGGGGGCTATGACCTCGCCAATCTGGGTGCTCTGGTGGTTGGTTTTCTCGATGGGCTCGAACGCGGCTAA